ACCCCCCTATTAATGTGGAGCGTAAAGAGTTTCAAGTAAACCTACCCAAGTTAGAAGACTTGAAAGTTGAGGTGCATGATCTACTACTTAAAGCGAACCCAGTAGTAGAATGTGACCCCATGATCACCTATGTCATCCGAACATAGGAAAAAGAATAGTAAGAACTATTGGTAGAAGTTTGAAGCAATTtatgtgtcacgccccgaaccccgaaatgggacccaagggtgaaaatgtaatctaacctgtccctgtatccgatcaaacatccaaagatatagtacaatggatgagggtccgaccccgtggggttcccaggcaccctaaacagaTCCAATCACAAAACATATACACAGTGggaaaaggtcatctatatacacatatgctatgatgatccaaaaatatatatatgattaaagcacaataataataaaataataaaaatggtcattgagttaatatcaatacagaagtgtttttctgtaggatctttgattccatgtttgatgcctaagaaagaccttgtctaatcgagtgttcagagaccattgcggctcagttgctccctggaggtcggcctggtcaaaatggaattttataggataaacaagataaacactatttgtacacgaaaataagtatatatacataaaatagtattttgacagacataatttgtaaaaatacataataagatgataataatataggtatcatatgtggggtccacaaaagTCCCGGAACCACAAGAcattgtttatatacgtaaataagtacataaaataatgttttgacttatataatttgtagaaatatatgataaaataataatataggtatcttatgcaaggcccacaagactgtgtggggcccacatgagtcccgaaaccgtatggaggtttacacgagtctcaaagttatgtaagATGCATAAAATCTTATAAGAATTATtcaagttacgtaggatccattcgggtctcgaagttgtgtggggcccacaagaccatgtgaggtccacatgagttttaaaaatttaaatttaattcttgttcaagaataaataataaaataaataaatactaaaaatagtttaaaagtaaaaacgatgataataatgattaagaaaaataataaaataataaaataattaattaactaattgactacttaattaggtaagtgattaattaaaattttatttaataggaatggtggcaagcactcccacatggcctccatccccatcccatactcaacccataccttgcccattctttaatttttaaaaaaattataatttcacccatatccccacacttttataaattttatttcttctccaaaattttcctataaatagggagctctcaatcttcatttttcacaacaattttctaaggaagagaaggattagtgagtgaaagaatttgtggtggagagagaatttttgaataagttctcaatcacctactctttccgatctcatttcttagagatagttacagtgttcgtaaggaagaaggtaagtaaattttgattatgttatttttttttttttaaatttatacccgaatttattttataagtaaatttcaattatgttaattagttccacaaaattttcataagtttatttttatgcatatttaattatactagttctatctttaatatacttgcatctatttctggattaagaaatgttctaatcccctcgggtaaattttcaacatttctttctattcaaaaataaaattatatatatttttaacacaaaaattgtgtggcatgagtttatttctacgttgcattttttttatgaaaatatgagtaaagatgagattttcacgatattattttaaattgcataaattataataagatgattttaaaaccccttatggcaacgaaagttcaaagttacagatgctcggtaccgcagcttaaagtttatacggatcaaagtgcacctacactgtttacagagtaattatttatgttagtgaatttctcctgagtgcacacctggttccggaccagaacttaataaggaaaatctcacttaaagtttacgtatgttgatttagtttggtcggccagccagctaagtccagtcttcggaccgcacaacccaatcatgagggtaaacatgacttacggcaaacaggcctaagggtggtttttataatgtttatacatatttaattacgtgtacaaagttattgatgatttgaaggaaaagtgtaagtttatgtgaaaatgatcattttggtacttaaatgacgatctaaggaaaacgtataaggaaaagtatatgtatgtttatcattaaatatttttacagttttaaagttaaaagtttaatttaacagttatagtatatgattataaaattttactgttataattgatgacaaaagttttatacagaaatttttaaatttatatttattctaaaagaaattttgaagttatagtattaaatattgttttacgaaattttttaaaaaaactcattttggccacacactaataataatcttatttacttactgagcgtcgtctcactccaatcatatttttatttcagataactctgaagagcatgttggaaatcaggcttagtaaGCATGCGGGTggagatagaaaaataaagatttgttttaaaatattagtatggtttcagatatttatgtttgtgtaatttttcttcttttgaaataaacgaTTGTAATATGagcactctggtttaataaaaattgagtttatttgcttccactgtaaatcaatagtaaaaagttaatatcccagacccttcggggttggggtgttacatatgtaataccataccagagtctatacaaaagcaaaACATGGCTCTACCAAAACATACAAACTGGGTGctcaacacatcccaaaatgacaacccatcaaaatacagtcctagcacttacccaagcgctaaacgcagtacaccggccactacgctccctacaccaggacgctagttccggttattcgaaggacttgtaaaaatgtacgtatagcagaGGTGagatgtaacaccccgaccccgaggggcctgggatattaactttttactactaatttacagcggaagcaaataaactcaatttttattaaaccagagcactaatattccatattacaatcatttatttcaaaagaagaaaattacacaaacgtaaatatctgaaatcatactatatttctaattaatctttatttttctaatccccacccgcatgcttgctaagcctgatttccaacatgtccttcagagttatctgaaataaaatatgattggggtgagacgacgctcagtaagtaaataagattattattagtgtgtggctaaaatgagcttttaaagaatttcgtaaaacaatatttaataatataacttcaagactgcttttagaataaatataaatttaaaaatttctgcataaaacttttgtcatcaatttcaaccgTAAAtctttataatcatatattataactgctaaattaaacttttaactttaaaactgtaaaaacatttaatgataaacatacatatacttttccttatacgttttccttagatcgtcatttaagcaccagaatgatccttttcacgtaaacttatacttttccttcaaatcatcagtaacttgtatacgtaattaaatatgtataaacatatattataaaaaccacccttaggcctgtttgccgtaagtcatgtttacccccatgactgggttgtgcggtccgaagactggacttagctggctggccgaccaagctaaatcaacgtacgtaaactttaagtgagattttccttattaagtcctggacttaaaccaggtgtgcactcaggagaaatccactaacataaataaccactctgtaaacagtgtgggtgcactctgatccgtataaactttaagctgcggtaccgagcatctgtaactttgaactttcgttgccataaggggtttgaaaattatcttattatcatttatgcaatttaaaataatatcgtgaaaatctcatctttactcatatttacataaaaaaatgtaacgtagaaataaactcatgccacacaatttttgtgttaaaaatatatatataattttatttttgaatagaaagaaatgctgaaaatttacccgaggggattggaacatttcttaacccaaaaatagatgcaagtatattaaagatagaactggtataattaaatatgcgtgaaaataaactcatgaaaattttgtggaactaattgacataattaaaatttacgtgcaaaataaactcgggtatgaatttaaaataaaaagaaactaacataatcaaaatttacttacaaaataaactcgggtatgaattttaaataaaaaagaaactaacataatcaaaatttacttaccttcttcttttaccgtgtgctacgaacacaataattatctttaagaaatgagatcggaaaaagtgggtgattgagaatttattcaaaaattctctctccaccacaaattctttcactcactaatccttctcttccttggaaaattgttgtgaaaaatgaaggttgagagctccctatttataggaaaattttggggaagaaatggaatttataaaagtatggggagatgggtgaaattataatttttaaaaattaaagaatgggcaagggatgggcaaggtatgggttgagtggaggctatttgggagtgcttgccaccattcccactaaataaatttttaattaattacttacctaattaattaatccattacctaactaattattttattattttattatttttcttaatcattattatcattattattatcattgttattaattttaaacttgagtggaggccatttgggagtgcttgccaccattctcactaaataaatttttaattaattacttaccttattaattaatccattacctaactaattattttattattttattattttattatttttcttaatcattattattatcattgttattaattttaaactatatttagtatttattttattttattttatttttgaacaagaattaaatttaaattttaaaaactcatgtgggccccacatggtcttgtgggccccatgtagtcttgtgggccccacacaatttcgagacccaaatggatcgtacgtaattccaataactcttatacgattttatgcatcctgcatagttttgagacttgtgaaaaccttcatacggtttcgggactcatgtgggccccacacagtcttgtgggccccgcataggatacctatattattattattttatcatatatttcttcaaattatatcagttaaaacattgttttatgtactcatttacgtatataaacagtgtcttgtggctccgggactcatgtggaccccacatagtcttgtgggccccacatatgatacctatattattatcatcttattatgtatttctacaaattatgtctgtcaaaacactattttatgtatatatacttatttacgtatacaaacagtatctatcctgtttatcctatgaaattccattttgaccaggccgacctccagggagcgactgagccgcaatggtctctgagcactcgctaagacaaggtctttcttaggcatcaaacatggaatcaaggatcctacagaaaaacacttctgtattgatattaacttaatgactatttttattattttattattattgtactttaatcatatatatatatatatatatatatatatatatttttgggtcatcacatgagacacctcttagtaaggaagaacacaggttatatcggtgtgtggcatttgagtgttatcatgatacactaacatgcatggatcaatagtgaaaacaatcaaaacagttccagtattttcacaaaccaagcaatacaatctagtgtcgtcacacccttcggctcgaagccagactgtttggtggtatttcacaccctccgATAAAAACCGGTGATCTGGTGATATTTAACACCCTTCAGCAAACGCCGATGCCcccagtaacctggcatagcatcagcgttgaaccggtgtagatatggtgttcgcacacccttcgacTCGAAAGccagccaatctagtggtattgcgcactcttcgacAAAAGCcgaattttcaaacctggaactattcagaaccccgttcctatttcaccaaaatacaacatataCATGCTCATAttaccaaacaaaccacacccatttggcaatttaaatcatggttttccaaacaaatacagtttaaacaagtcaaggcacggtcatcccaataacacagtataaatcaacatatacccacagttttcaacaaaaccagggatgcagcccgtcgccccctttttcccaaaattgtaataatgaaaaacccatagttttttcTGTTatatccccctaaatgagtagccaaaacacacacaggaccgtggaccacagtttcaccaagtctgatttcaaaaataaccaatataaacatagttccccttaccttttccccgaattacaaatcccgaactccaaggcccctaaacagcgaatcgagttccaaaacctacaaaccacggtacaaaatatgctcacaagaccGTTATCTACAAAGCTACCgcatcagaattgaaaaccgagtcttacctcgattttcgcTGAAACcgaaaaatctccaaaacgagattccaatctgtagaagttgtagagaatccttccatgatcctcgtggtaacttcagatttccaattccatcaacgatcggtgaagaaatctaaagaaagagagagagtagggagagttttagagagagagagagattttctaagttacttagtgaagaagtaatgaaaatttccctttatagccctttgacccggcccaattttgtcgacgaaatggtgccttcgtcgacgaatcagtggcctcatcgacgaatctggcatcttcagtttttccgagactcctcggcttctcctcgtcaacgagtttctgaatttcgtcaacaagaagaacaaaggcttcgttgacgaaatatGGCTTTGTTAACAAAATCTACCAAATTCTAAATTTTgcctctctcttatttatttaacccatttatcacggtttgggttcttacattatGAATTGCTTCTCATTAACATACAAAAATAAGTCTTGGCTAGATAAAGTGGTTTATTGAACCTAAATTAACAATCAAAAAAGGGTATACACTACACCAATTCATACCCACTAAAATCATGCTTTGCTTCATTTGAATTGCAAGGAAAGACCAAGGTCTTACACCATTGCTAAGGTGATGAAATCAAGAAGTATATATCCTTCAAATCTAGAAATTATATGTTAACAACTACATGTCTAGAAAATTATATGTAAGCTTGCTCATTACTTAGAATAATACATAATGCTATGAGCAAGCCATCTTATATCTAAGCAAGCCCCCTACACTTGGTAGAAAACCctttttttaatactaattttgcACCTTGAAAGTTGAGGTTTTCAACTTTTGAACCTCTTCAAGGTTTGGAGTGGAGATGAATTGAAAGCCAAAAGGATACTTGATTGAGTTTTTGTTCAAACTTAGTGGGAATGTAAGGAACTCATTATTAATGATTGGTATAAAAATATTTAGAAGAATGAAAGTCCCTACAATATACATTAAAATTGCTTCATGTTTTATGTACTGAAGCAAAAATAATCAATATTTGCATATTTTGCTCAAACTTATATGTCAATTGATCTATCTCCTTGATAAACTAATTttagtaaaatttaaaaattttcataagATGAGCCAAATAGAATCTAATtggttaaattatgttttttataCGATTAAATATGAAAGTACAAGTTATTGAGACTTAATTGTTGAATTTTGATAAATAACATAAGTACTTTTTCAAATAAGTTAGAACATAAATTTTGTCTCCTAAAAAAGATTccaataattaaatatttataactTTATGTTAAAAGCCTTGAATTCGAATATTAAGAAGGGTAAGAAAGAGTATGGAACAATAGATGTGTTATCTCCCAGTGTCTAATCCGAGCCTAGCACATGTGGACATttaatcaatcaaaaaatattttttaaaaaaattttatattagttttatacTTTTACAAAGATACCAACATAATTAATTGTCTAGCGCAAGCCCAGATCATCCAATCGATTAAAAAAAAGaacataatatttttaatttaatcatttttattagttttatactTACCTAGCACAAATGTGATATATGTAGTTAATATGTAATTCTATTACCTAGTGTCAAAAGAGAGAGAGGTACAGATAAGGATGAATAACAAAAGTGGtgttttgattatcttattgaagtatattatcaTTTTTTGTGGCTTGTATAAATGAAGTGAACATCAAGTTGTATGATAAAGTAATGATTAAGCTCTGTGCAAAGCATTGACTAGCTCTTAATCTAAACTTAATTGGGGCATGGTGTGGTGTTGCCACAAATCATTCAGCTAATTAGCCTTCACATGAGCAAGTTTGGACTCTGATAATCAGACAGTTTaacttatttgttttttttttgtttttaattcttGGGTAACATGCTCGGAGAATGAAAGGGATGAGGGAGCATATGGGAAATGGGTGGAGGTGTTTTAAGATGCTCTTCTAGATTTgacatttgtttctctctctctctctctctctctgattatgttatttttgtttttttgtagAGTCGTGgaatcattttctatttttctttctctttcttcttcactCCACCTCTTGCTCTTCCGAGCCTCGCGTTGGATGACTAGAAATATAAAAAGGGCATCAAAGAAAACAGAAGTTTACATTCATCAGGTTTCAGCTGTAGTATTTTTGAACGGTAAGCAACCCATTTCTTCTTTCGTAAAATTTTTTTCAATCCTTTTCAGCTTCCCCTGTTTTCAGATGTGGGAAGTCTTTGGAGAGAGACAGCCAGCGTAGACTCCCCAGTTGAGACAACAAAAGGGTCATTCTCTTTTCCACCTTCTTTCTTCTGTGTTTCTTGATTATTTGAGAGTTGTAGTtacttcagagagagagagagagagagctaaaaGGGGTTTCAAGAGGCTGGGATAGGTTGCCTCTGATCCACGGAAGTCAAGTGTTATGTGAAAAGAGGTTCATCTTGGAGGGGTTTCCTTGTGACTCTTGGGGCTATGACTTTCCTGGGTTTTTTCTCATGACCGCccttttcttttctgtttctCTTTCATGTGTTTGGGGATAAGGGGGTTGGCTTTCATTCtgatttctttgtattagttTCTTTTCTTCCTGAATTTgaaggtttttattttttttaaatggctGTTTCTCTCGCACTGTAGTTGATAATTGATGGAAATGGGTGGAGAAGAGTCCAACCGGAGGAGAGGGAGTTGATACTTGATAGGGCCTGCTAGACGGTTCTGACTTCTGACCAATCTAGTTAGGGGTAAAAATTTTCCTCAAAACGGAAATTTGAATCCGTTGCTGTTCATCAGATCTGCCCACCCATTTCCTTTTCACTGCCTTTTAGTTTAGCTCATCTTGGTGGTGTAATTATCCGCAATTATTGGCTGGTTATTGGGGTTGTTAGGCATGGAAAATGGCCAGTGGAAACCTACCACTTGCGTTCCAAGATCATTCCTGATGATAGAAGAAGGTGATGGATGGATTAGTTGAAAAATGACAGGTTGTTTAACTTTTGAGGGGGCTGAGAGTTACTTCTCTTCCTACCCAGATAAGGATTTTGATGGAGCAGATGTCTCCGGCGGTTGCAGTGCCATTTAGCCTAGGTAATTCGAACTGTGAAAAAAACCCAACTTTAGCTAACTGTATGGATATTACTAGACTTAAGCTCATGGCGGATGCTACAGATTTGTTGTCAGACTCTGCAGCTAAGGTTTCTGCGGAGTCCATTCCCTGTGGAGATGAGGATTGTAGTTGTGGGGATTTGCATAATGAGGTTGGTATTATAGGGGTGTCAGTGCCGGAGAAAAACTGCAGGGGAGGAACTGCTTTGTTGGGTATGATAGCTGAGGACGAAAGCAGTTGGGTTGCTAGTGATACCATAATCCTGGAAAATGGGGAAGATGATTCATTGTCAGTGGAGggtgataaaatccctgatagcCCTTGTTCTCTATCTGTTGCAAGTGAGACTAGTAGCCTATGTGCTGAGGATTTTTTGGCTTTTGAGGCTAACTCTGTGATTGAAAGACAAAGTTCTGTTGACATTGAGAATAGCATTTGCAGTGGTGAGATTGTTGCAAAAGCCACTGATCTGGGGGAGTCAAATGTTGAGCAAGAGACCCTGAATGATCCCCCTGCTGCAGCAACAATCCTTGAGGAAGTGGTTCAAGATGGGCCTGATCCAAAATCATCTGCAGTTGTGCTTCAGTTGCCTTTGGAGAAAGGGTTGAGTGGAGCTATTGGCCGCAGTGTTTTTGAGGTGGATTATGTGCCCCTTTGGGGATTTACATCTGTGTGTGGAAGGAGACCAGAAATGGAAGATGCAGTTGCTACTGTACCACAGTTGATGAAAATTCCCATTCGAATGTTAATTGGTGACCGGGTACTCGATGGCTCTAGCAAGTGTCTAAGTCACCTAACTGCTCATTTCGTTGGAGTTTATGATGGCCATGGTGGTTCTCAGGTACCATTTTCTTCCTTCTgttttatataatatttgtttctccaatttgattttatttttatgttttatctatttttttgtttctataaGTAAACATCTGTCATTTGTTTTGGCTTTTTTCCTTAAGGTTGCAAACTATTGTCGACATCGCATGCATTCCGCGTTGGCTGAGGAGATGGAGGTTGTTAAGGAAGATCTGAGGGTTGGAGGTACAAAGGATAATTGCCACGAGCATTGGCAAAAAGCATTCACCAATTGTTTTCTTAAGGTTGACTCGGAGGTTGGGGGAATAGGCAGTCTTGAACCTGTTGCACCAGAAACTGTTGGTTCTACTGCTGTTGTTGCCATTATCTGTTCATCTCATATCATAGTGGCGAACTGTGGAGACTCAAGAGCAGTTCTTTGTCGTGGGAAAGAACCAATGGCATTGTCGGTGGATCATAAAGTAAGGGTGCTGTAGTTATATTTTACATAGTTCACAATTGATTGTGAGAAATTGAcattgttcttttctttcttaactTTCAATTATAAATCATCTCAGCCTGATAGGGAAGATGAATATGCAAGGATTGAAAGAGCTGGAGGCAAAGTCATACAATGGAACGGGCATCGTGTTTTTGGTGTTCTAGCAATGTCAAGGTCTATTGGTACATGTTTCTTCACTATACTACTTTTTCCATTTCATGTTTTCAAGATCAGATGTGGTTCAATGTCAGTTAGTGGTCTCTCTAATTAGTAATTACAACGATAGAAGC
This genomic stretch from Malania oleifera isolate guangnan ecotype guangnan chromosome 3, ASM2987363v1, whole genome shotgun sequence harbors:
- the LOC131151935 gene encoding protein phosphatase 2C 77-like; amino-acid sequence: MEQMSPAVAVPFSLGNSNCEKNPTLANCMDITRLKLMADATDLLSDSAAKVSAESIPCGDEDCSCGDLHNEVGIIGVSVPEKNCRGGTALLGMIAEDESSWVASDTIILENGEDDSLSVEGDKIPDSPCSLSVASETSSLCAEDFLAFEANSVIERQSSVDIENSICSGEIVAKATDLGESNVEQETLNDPPAAATILEEVVQDGPDPKSSAVVLQLPLEKGLSGAIGRSVFEVDYVPLWGFTSVCGRRPEMEDAVATVPQLMKIPIRMLIGDRVLDGSSKCLSHLTAHFVGVYDGHGGSQVANYCRHRMHSALAEEMEVVKEDLRVGGTKDNCHEHWQKAFTNCFLKVDSEVGGIGSLEPVAPETVGSTAVVAIICSSHIIVANCGDSRAVLCRGKEPMALSVDHKPDREDEYARIERAGGKVIQWNGHRVFGVLAMSRSIGDRYLKPWIIPDPEVMFIPRAKEDECLVLASDGLWDVMTNEEVCDLARKRILLWHKKNGVTLPLERGDRIDPAAQAAAECLSNRALQKGSKDNITVIVVDLKAQRKFKSRTS